From the Clupea harengus chromosome 15, Ch_v2.0.2, whole genome shotgun sequence genome, one window contains:
- the LOC105894427 gene encoding meprin A subunit alpha-like, with the protein MRLLGIVCSLALLAVSSSFTIKRPAREKSHAIDEDGLIRRDIPFINKGLKTPVVQGDIALPPGRNALTDKTYRWDFPIPYILTNALDLNAKGVIHQAFETYRLKSCVDFKPHEGEKSFIKFQKLDGCWSMVGDLKEGQQLSLGDGCDYKGTIMHELLHALGFYHEQSRSDRDDYVDIWWDQVLPGMEHNFDKYDDTFITDQNTPYDYESIMHYDPYSFNKDPEYPTITAKDPEKTKLLGQYNDFSDLDLLRLNRMYNCSAPLTLLDQCAFESTNVCGMIQNAKDTADWTHTPSSPASTDHTLVGQCNNAGFFMHFPTNLGIPDDSAFLESRILYPKRKLQCLQFFYKMTGNPKDKLVIWAKREDPKGNTLSTTAAATFMGDDDHSWKIAHVPFKMDGKFRYAFQGLRGDPSSSRGGIVIDDITLAETRCPSGVWRIANFSQLIATMAPGEYLQSPRFHSPEGYGFGIQLVPNSEVYRGYIGAFFHVTSWVNDHVLQWPVGNRQVTITVMDQDPDVTRRQSFSYSFTTVEKHLVSGSNDFFWDNPAKVGTYDPSCDCYRGWTWGWNGYFSHYDLQKRSYLKNDDLILFIEFEDLTSLVNVVQPRGDAT; encoded by the exons TTTACCT CCTGGACGTAATGCACTGACTGACAAGACCTACAGATGGGACTTCCCCATACCGTACATCCTGACGAACGCCCTTG ATCTGAATGCCAAGGGGGTGATACACCAGGCCTTTGAAACATACCGCCTTAAGTCCTGTGTGGACTTTAAACCTcatgagggagagaagagcTTCATCAAGTTTCAAAAACTAGATGG TTGCTGGTCGATGGTTGGAGACTTGAAGGAAGGTCAGCAGCTCTCCCTAGGTGACGGCTGCGACTACAAAGGCACCATCATGCATGAACTCCTTCACGCCCTCGGCTTCTACCACGAACAGTCCCGCTCTGACAGGGATGACTATGTCGACATCTGGTGGGACCAAGTCCTGCCTG GTATGGAGCATAACTTTGACAAGTATGATGACACATTCATAACAGACCAAAACACACCTTATGACTATGAGTCCATCATGCACTATGACCCCTACTCCTTCAATAAGGACCCTGAATACCCCACCATCACAGCCAAGGACCCTGAGAAGACCAAGTTGCTTGGCCAGTACAATGACTTCAGTGATCTGGACCTGCTGAGGCTGAATAGGATGTACAACTGTT CTGCTCCCTTGACTCTGTTGGACCAGTGTGCTTTTGAGTCCACCAATGTCTGTGGAATGATTCAGAACGCAAAGGACACCGCAGACTGGACCCACACACCAAGCTCTCCAGCATCGACCGACCATACTCTGGTGGGACAGTGCAACA ATGCTGGATTCTTCATGCATTTCCCCACCAACCTGGGAATTCCTGATGACTCAGCATTTTTAGAGTCCAGGATCCTGTACCCTAAAAGGAAGCTCCAATGTCTGCAGTTCTTCTACAAGATGACTGGAAACCCGAAGGACAAACTCGTGATTTGGGCCAAGAGAGAGGACCCTAAAGGGAACACCCTCTCCACCACTGCAGCTGCCACTTTCATGG GTGATGATGACCATTCCTGGAAAATTGCCCATGTGCCTTTCAAGATGGACGGCAAATTCCGTTATGCCTTCCAGGGTCTCCGTGGAGACCCATCCAGCTCCCGGGGAGGCATCGTGATCGACGACATCACCTTAGCCGAGACGCGGTGCCCGAGTGGCGTTTGGCGCATAGCCAACTTCAGCCAGCTCATAGCCACAATGGCCCCTGGCGAGTACCTGCAGAGCCCGCGTTTCCACAGCCCTGAGGGCTACGGCTTCGGCATCCAGCTCGTCCCCAATTCAGAGGTGTACCGCGGGTACATTGGCGCCTTCTTCCATGTCACCAGCTGGGTGAATGATCACGTGCTGCAGTGGCCGGTGGGGAACCGGCAGGTTACCATCACGGTGATGGATCAGGACCCCGATGTGACTCGCAGGCAGTCCTTCTCCTACAGCTTCACCACAGTGGAAAAACACCTCGTATCTG GTTCCAACGACTTTTTCTGGGACAACCCTGCAAAGGTGGGGACTTACGACCCTTCCTGTGACTGCTACCGTGGCTGGACTTGGGGCTGGAATGGTTACTTCTCCCATTATGACCTGCAGAAGAGGAGCTACTTGAAGAATGATGATCTCATTCTCTTCATTGAGTTTGAAG ATCTCACCTCTCTGGTTAATGTTGTGCAGCCAAGAGGAGACGCTACCTAA
- the mep1a.2 gene encoding meprin A subunit alpha, with translation MFTPVQQHDPVWTRDHTQVNMSSLDTRWKITALTTFLLVLKAEAVPTHYDYGRDVDAGELREDIPDINLKSSRDLFEGDIAVDPRRNAILDEKKKWKFPIPYILTDSLELNAKGVILQALEMYRLKSCVDFKPYEGESTYLSFTKLDGCWSFVGDLATGQNLSIGARCDTRAIVEHELLHALGFYHEQSRSDRDDYVKIHWDQILEGKEHNFNKYEDDFITDLNTPYDYESIMHYRPLSFNKDPAIPTITTAIPAFNNVIGQRLDFSAVDLERLNRKYECAATLTLLDQCSFEQINICGMIQNEQDNGDWVQTPSTAGSNDHTLGGQCRDAGLFMHFDTSRSVPGTSALLESRILYPRRSQQCLQFFYKMSGGAGDRLVIWLRMDDGTGDVRKVKKVHTITGDGDDSWKIAHVALSVGDKFRYFFQGMVGVENQASSGISIDDITLTETACPVAVWQISKFSSLLASTAVGVGIRSGRFNNSEGYAYGFTVYPNGRDANSATYLGVTFHLYSGVDDGVMEWPAMNRQVIITAIDQDPDATLRMSNSRSFTSDSSATWTRPVDVNATWDESCTCYRGREIGWGTFMSHLQLKRRSFLKNDDLIITVDFDDLTHLLETEVPVVAPAQEERVAGNEEKEEEEEEEEAPPKEVPAEESRPRGARALTDPCSPNPCLNGGVCVEKRGQAACRCASGQSTFYTGDMCETQQIAGSVVGFLIGGAVGSMVLVIAIFAVIRQRA, from the exons ATGTTTACACCAGTCCAGCAACACGATCCAGTCTGGACTCGCGATCACACACAAGTTAACATGAGCTCCTTGGACACAAGGTGGAAAATCACAGCTTTGACAACATTTCTGTTGGTTCTGAAG GCTGAAGCCGTGCCAACACATTATGACTATG gacGTGATGTGGATGCTGGGGAATTAAGAGAGGATATTCCCGATATTAATTTAA AATCATCGCGAGATCTCTTTGAGGGAGATATTGCTGTAGAT CCAAGAAGAAATGCCATtctggatgaaaaaaaaaaatggaaatttCCCATTCCCTACATCCTGACAGATTCTTTGG AGCTGAATGCCAAGGGTGTGATCCTGCAGGCCCTTGAGATGTATCGCCTTAAGTCCTGTGTTGACTTCAAGCCTTACGAGGGCGAGAGCACTTACCTCTCTTTCACTAAATTGGACGG ATGCTGGTCCTTTGTGGGGGACCTGGCGACGGGCCAGAATTTGTCGATCGGGGCAAGATGCGACACCAGAGCTATCGTTGAGCACGAGCTCCTTCACGCTCTCGGCTTCTACCACGAGCAGTCACGCTCTGACCGTGACGATTACGTCAAAATCCACTGGGACCAAATCCTGGAGG GGAAAGAGCACAATTTTAACAAGTACGAGGACGACTTTATCACGGACTTGAACACGCCGTATGACTATGAGTCCATCATGCACTACCGCCCGCTCTCCTTCAACAAGGACCCCGCCATCCCCACCATCACCACGGCGATCCCTGCTTTCAACAATGTGATTGGCCAGCGTCTGGACTTCAGTGCAGTCGACCTGGAAAGACTGAACCGCAAGTATGAGTGTG CTGCTACTCTGACTCTGCTGGACCAGTGCTCCTTTGAGCAGATCAACATCTGTGGGATGATTCAGAACGAGCAGGACAACGGGGACTGGGTCCAGACCCCCAGCACGGCAGGCAGCAATGACCACACCCTGGGAGGCCAGTGCAGAG ATGCAGGCCTCTTTATGCACTTCGACACGTCAAGGTCAGTGCCAGGGACAAGTGCTCTCCTGGAATCGCGGATCCTGTACCCCAGGAGGAGCCAGCAGTGCCTGCAGTTCTTCTACAAGATGTCAGGAGGCGCTGGAGACCGGCTGGTAATATGGCTGCGCATGGACGATGGCACTGGGGACGTCCGCAAAGTGAAAAAAGTGCACACCATCACAG GTGACGGGGATGATTCGTGGAAGATTGCTCACGTGGCCCTGAGCGTCGGAGATAAGTTCCGCTACTTTTTTCAGGGTATGGTGGGCGTCGAAAACCAGGCATCCAGTGGCATCTCCATCGACGACATCACCCTGACAGAGACGGCATGTCCCGTCGCCGTGTGGCAGATCAGCAAGTTCAGCAGCCTTTTGGCCTCCACAGCAGTCGGGGTCGGCATTCGCAGTGGCCGCTTCAACAACTCTGAAGGCTACGCGTACGGGTTCACCGTCTACCCCAATGGCCGAGATGCTAACTCTGCTACATACCTTGgcgtgacctttcacctttacAGTGGCGTGGATGACGGTGTGATGGAGTGGCCGGCCATGAACAGGCAGGTCATCATCACTGCCATAGACCAGGACCCAGATGCCACGCTGCGAATGTCCAATAGCCGCAGCTTCACTAGTG ACTCCAGCGCCACATGGACTAGGCCAGTGGACGTAAATGCCACGTGGGACGAGAGCTGTACGTGCTACAGAGGACGAGAGATAGGCTGGGGCACATTCATGTCccacctgcagctgaagaggaggagctTCCTCAAGAACGACGACCTCATCATCACCGTTGACTTTGATG aCCTGACCCATCTGCTGGAGACCGAGGTGCCTGTGGTGGCTCCAGCACAGGAAGAGAGGGTGGCGGGGaacgaggagaaggaggaggaggaggaggaggaggaggccccaCCCAAAGAGGTCCCAGCCGAAGAGTCCCGGCCCAGGGGGGCCCGCGCCCTGACTGACCCCTGTTCCCCCAACCCCTGTCTcaatggaggagtgtgtgtggagaaacgAGGCCAGGCCGCATGCAg GTGTGCATCTGGACAGTCCACATTCTATACGGGTGACATGTGCGAAACCCAGCAGATTGCCGGATCTGTTGTGGGTTTTCTGATAGGTGGAGCGGTGGGTTCCATGGTCCTGGTTATCGCAATCTTTGCAGTTATTCGTCAACGGGCCTAA
- the adgrf3b gene encoding adhesion G-protein coupled receptor F3: MNGFEKLITTVSPNGASAEFEVTLAGVFKTAKLAKLIEGLKSSLPASISVETTGLVEMDSPSGKVPYKSKQELNCSIDDTLSTCSWFITKQGNEQPASIGNGSQVIVGSWCSNFTYLTLLQATGLWDGLYTCKFTDGSISHKASGNVSIDLLPDEITMISDPQTADCDVPDPDKVIGVTVKCVILPPTSPVEYTVTLSVSTFNGDPKTMVKEEGKSAENINYTCNIQVPCRERKPTIEAKCIFENSQNQNIEQNLKIPVLYNSDKFCEAEWPWKKTKAGSTATQPCPPKRTGNISRTCNEEGQWQSEKNYCVSEAINKLSSSVEYFKLGLNATPEVAVEIFSGLKNNSAAGSNLTLGDIQATIGILDGMADASSTVTLQDDSMMNDFIDSASNLLSTPWTDDTSASESLSKNYLKAVEELVVNIKLNQSEGHNSSNIELQVCRNDDTCNRTIMGVQMALSTTAHQSKVVALKNLANLLPNNIKNTESASIVVSATLENASHHTANITLAFPFDNTSATPDKIYCVFWETNGSRWSEEGCVARMETDTIICECSHLTSFSSLFSKEPVDSPVLSMITYIGLGISICSLLVFLFIEWLVWTAIVKSNLSHFRHTSLVNIALCLLLADCSFLASAFPLKLGEPCCFIMVLAKHFFFVAMFFWMLCLGLMLLHQLIFVFSPLRRKVYMILSFTIGYGGPTVTVGISYLYYSRWSESSYYDDTTCWLKYEGAMKGSLHAFLFPVGVITIMNLFSMVVVIMTLLRPNVSEGKADDKETLKSILKAIVFLTPVFGGTWLLGFLMFFMERSTFGVLLHYAFTIVNSLQGFFILVTGCLGEKRVRDEVLKYILVTKSPKSESRRNLTSSISKK, encoded by the exons ATGAACGGATTTGAGAAGCTCATCACCACAGTCAG CCCTAATGGGGCGAGTGCTGAGTTTGAAGTGACACTCGCCGGAGTATTTAAGACTGCCAAACTGGCTAAACTGATCGAAGGGCTGAAGAGCAGTCTGCCGGCCAGCATTAGTGTTGAAACAACAG GACTGGTTGAGATGGACTCTCCTTCAGGGAAAGTACCCTACAAATCGAAACAGGAACTGAACTGCTCCATCGATGACACCTTAAGCACATGCAGCTGGTTTATCACAAAACAAGGGAATGAACAACCGGCATCCATCGGGAATGGGTCACAAGTGATAGTCGGGTCTTGGTGTTCAAACTTCACATACCTTACACTGCTCCAGGCCACAGGGCTTTGGGATG GTTTATATACATGCAAGTTTACTGATGGTTCAATATCACACAAGGCCTCTGGAAATGTAAGCATTGACTTGCTTCCTGATGAAATCACAATGATAAGTGATCCCCAGACGGCAGACTGCGACGTGCCCGATCCGGACAAAGTGATTGGTGTGACTGTCAAGTGTGTAATTTTACCTCCTACCAGTCCTGTAGAATACACTGTCACCCTGTCGGTGTCAACCTTCAACGGTGATCCGAAAACTATGGTCAAAGAAG aagGAAAGTCGGCGGAAAACATTAACTATACGTGCAATATACAAGTACCTTGTAGAGAAAGAAAACCAACCATTGAAGCTAAATGTATATTCGAAAACAGCCAAAATCAGAATATAGAACAAAACTTAAAGATCCCAGTCCTCTATA ATAGTGACAAATTTTGTGAAGCCGAATGGCCTTGGAAAAAGACCAAGGCTGGTTCGACTGCCACCCAGCCATGCCCGCCCAAAAGGACGGGCAACATAAGTCGAACCTGTAATGAAGAAGGTCAGTGGCAGTCTGAAAAGAACTACTGTGTGTCGGAGGCAATAAACAAGTTGAGTTCTTCTGTAGAG TACTTCAAACTTGGACTTAATGCCACCCCTGAGGTTGCTGTAGAAATATTTTCTGGCCTGAAAAATAACAGTGCCGCCGGCTCCAACTTGACCCTTGGTGATATCCAGGCCACCATAGGAATCCTGGATGGAATGGCGGATGCCTCTTCTACAGTCACATTACAGGATGACTCAATGATGAAT GACTTCATAGATTCTGCTAGCAATTTACTTTCCACACCATGGACTGATGACACAAGCGCTTCAGAGAGCCTGTCTAAGAACTACCTGAAAGCAGTTGAggagctggtggtgaacataaAATTAAACCAAAGTGAAGGGCACAATTCTTCAAACATAGAATTACAAGTCTGCCGAAATGATGACACCTGTAACAGAACGATCATGGGTGTGCAAATGGCATTGTCAACTACGGCACACCAGTCTAAAGTAGTGGCACTGAAGAACCTGGCCAATCTACTCCCAaataacataaaaaacacagaaagcgCAAGCATTGTGGTTTCGGCCACTCTTGAAAATGCCTCTCATCACACGGCAAACATCACCCTAGCGTTTCCTTTCGACAACACCTCAGCAACTCCTGACAAAATTTACTGTGTTTTCTGGGAGACCAATGGCAGTCGGTGGTCAGAAGAGGGTTGTGTGGCGAGGATGGAAACAGATACCATTATCTGTGAATGCAGCCACTTGACCTCCTTCTCATCACTCTTCTCCAAGGAGCCTGTTGATTCGCCCGTTTTGAGTATGATCACCTACATAGGACTTGGCATATCCATCtgctctctccttgtctttctgTTCATTGAGTGGCTAGTTTGGACTGCCATAGTCAAGTCCAACCTCTCACATTTCCGTCACACATCCCTGGTCAACATCGCCTTGTGTCTACTGCTGGCTGACTGCAGCTTCTTAGCCTCGgcgtttccattgaaactcggAGAGCCCTGTTGCTTCATCATGGTGTTGGCGAAGCACTTCTTCTTCGTCGCCATGTTCTTCTGGATGCTCTGCTTGGGCTTGATGCTTCTCCACCAACTAATCTTCGTCTTCAGTCCACTCAGGAGAAAAGTCTACATGATCTTATCCTTCACCATTGGGTATGGCGGCCCCACAGTGACAGTTGGCATCTCATATCTGTACTACAGCAGGTGGTCAGAGAGCTCTTACTACGACGACACAACGTGCTGGCTGAAGTACGAGGGCGCGATGAAAGGCTCACTCCACGCTTTCCTCTTCCCAGTGGGGGTCATCACAATAATGAACTTGTTCTCAATGGTGGTGGTGATCATGACCCTCCTGAGGCCCAACGTTTCAGAGGGCAAGGCAGACGACAAGGAAACTTTGAAAAGCATCCTCAAGGCAATAGTGTTTCTGACCCCTGTCTTCGGTGGGACATGGCTCCTTGGATTCTTGATGTTCTTCATGGAAAGGTCAACCTTTGGAGTATTACTTCACTATGCTTTCACCATTGTCAACTCGCTGCAG GGCTTCTTCATTTTAGTAACAGGATGTCTCGGTGAAAAAAGG GTCCGAGATGAAGTTTTGAAATACATACTGGTCACT AAATCCCCAAAAAGTGAGAGCAGGCGAAATCTGACATCATCCATTTCTAAGAAGTGA
- the LOC116223698 gene encoding adhesion G-protein coupled receptor F1-like, whose translation MSTVGKEEDIVTVACDEGNVGQQQYKCTNSKWVPLQDNCVLEVIKNLEDQSQGITGGDVPEFVELLSNATQQNGALVVSSQATVTSIVTILDNIATASSTIEVDQEVMENFLQTVDVLVSPGANAVWNNLNGDTNETRKSASSNLLLAVEKMAGALADEDTYQIVTETLSLNKSVVTEANNLLMINSSEIEIPATELSGGNTSVTVVVFFSLNNVIPVRTLHDSIDNTLNGNVILVNTSQRLDNISLTFEKNNTELANPLCVFWNFDLFNKTGGWDSFGCEPKFDGNFTVTCECNHTTSFSILMSPYIPEKIKEALAYITYIGVGISMGSLVICLIIEIIVWRAMTTNDTAYMRHVCIVNIAVSLLIADIWFIVGAAVSNENGAAVGPCSAATFFAHFFYLAMFFWMLISALLLLYRIVWVFGNISRLAMMLIGFFIGYGCPLIIAVVTVASTAGRDGYINSNNTCWLNWTETKALLAFVIPVLVIVAINFCVMIVVLVKMLRRGVGDTVQNDEKHNLKVIAKCVAVLTPLFGLTWGFGIGILIAPDSVGLHVVFAVLNSLQVCIWISINYTECLFNMVLYVVFVAFSHAYFSLKGFLHFGVWDPLG comes from the exons ATGAGTACGG TTGGAAAAGAAGAAGATATTGTAACAGTTGCCTGTGATGAAGGGAATGTTGGTCAACAACAGTATAAGTGCACAAACAGTAAATGGGTTCCTCTGCAGGACAACTGTGTCTTAGAAGTCATCAAAAACCTGGAAGATCAATCACAG GGCATAACTGGAGGGGATGTTCCTGAATTTGTTGAGCTGCTCAGTAATGCCACACAGCAGAATGGTGCTCTAGTTGTTTCTTCACAAGCAACTGTCACATCTATTGTGACCATACTTGACAATATTGCAACAGCCTCCAGTACAATCGAAGTGGACCAGGAGGTGATGGAG AATTTCCTTCAAACTGTGGATGTCCTTGTGTCCCCGGGTGCCAATGCTGTCTGGAATAACTTAAATGGTGATACCAATGAAACTCGTAAAAGTGCCAGCTCCAACTTGTTGCTTGCCGTGGAAAAAATGGCAGGTGCACTCGCAGATGAAGACACATATCAGATTGTGACAGAAACCCTTTCTTTGAACAAATCTGTAGTGACTGAAGCCAATAATTTGCTCATGATAAACTCATCTGAAATTGAAATCCCTGCAACAGAGCTATCTGGGGGGAACACCTCAGTCACAGTCGTTGTATTTTTTTCACTTAATAATGTTATCCCAGTCAGAACTTTACATGACTCCATAGACAATACCCTAAATGGCAACGTTATTTTGGTCAATACAAGTCAACGCCTTGACAACATCTCTCTGACCTTTGAGAAAAACAATACTGAATTGGCAAACCCCCTTTGTGTCTTTTGGAACTTTGATCTTTTCAACAAAACTGGTGGATGGGATTCATTCGGGTGTGAGCCGAAGTTCGATGGAAATTTCACAGTCACATGCGAGTGCAATCACACAACTTCCTTTTCCATTCTCATGTCACCGTATATTCCAGAGAAAATCAAAGAGGCCCTGGCATACATAACATATATTGGAGTTGGAATATCAATGGGCAGCTTGGTCATCTGCCTAATAATTGAGATCATTGTTTGGCGTGCCATGACAACGAATGACACAGCCTACATGCGACACGTCTGCATTGTTAACATTGCTGTGTCCCTCTTGATTGCTGACATCTGGTTCATCGTAGGAGCAGCTGTATCGAATGAAAATGGAGCAGCCGTGGGGCCCTGCTCTGCAGCTACGTTTTTTGCCCACTTCTTTTATCTGGCAATGTTCTTCTGGATGCTGATATCTGCCCTACTGCTCTTGTACCGCATTGTGTGGGTCTTCGGAAACATATCCAGGTTGGCCATGATGCTAATTGGCTTCTTTATTGGGTACGGTTGCCCTCTCATTATAGCAGTGGTAACTGTGGCATCGACAGCTGGACGCGATGGCTATATCAACTCAAATAATACGTGCTGGCTTAACTGGACTGAGACAAAGGCTCTGTTGGCCTTTGTGATCCCTGTCTTGGTCATTGTGGCCATCAACTTTTGTGTCATGATCGTGGTCTTGGTCAAAATGCTCAGAAGAGGAGTGGGAGACACTGTACAAAATGATGAAAAACACAACCTAAAGGTCATTGCAAAATGTGTGGCCGTATTAACTCCACTGTTTGGCCTTACCTGGGGATTTGGCATTGGCATCTTGATTGCTCCGGATAGTGTTGGACTCCATGTTGTTTTTGCAGTCCTAAATTCTTTGCAGGTATGTATTTGGATTAGCATAAATTATACTGAATGCCTTTTTAATATGGTTCTGTACGTTGTATTTGTTGCTTTCTCTCATGCATATTTCTCTTTAAAAGGGTTTCTTCATTTTGGTGTTTGGGACCCTCTTGGATAG